The genomic DNA TGAACGCCATTCTTGACAGTTGTTCAAACCTGGAGTATCTTGATTTACGCCGGTGTTTCAATGTTAACCTTGTTGTTGGTGATCTGCAGAAACGGTGTTGTGAGAGGGTCAAAGTTGTGAGACACCCTAATGACTCGACTCATGATTACCCATTTGATGCTTCGTTTATAGACATGGGTTCGTCAGATGATGAATATCCTTATGGCTTCTCTGATATCGAGCTGATGTCAGATGATGAGTATGATGATTTCTATGACCTCTCTGGTGCTAGTGACCATTCTGACGATGACCCGTTTGATTATTACGATGACATGCTTTTCTAGACGCACCAGAGATTCACGCAGGTGATATCTTTTCAAACTTATGCTCATAGATTCAATGGAGTTTATTTGTCCTTGTGGTATGTAACCTTTAGTATTGATGTCTTTTTCTGTTTGTCTTTGTAAGACTTCTAAACTCAAGAAAAGTTTCAGAGATGGTGATTTGATTATCTTccttttgtctaaattttttgaGTTTATTCTGCAATATTAAAAGAAAGCAAGCCTTGTGTTTTGCTTAAAGCTTGTTCTGTTTAaaactcagacaacaacaagaaatGCCAAATCATCGAAACTAAAATATCTAAGCATACTGTTTCCTCTCAGTAAAACAATCATCAACACTCTAATAGAAACATGAATCTTTGATGCCTCATGTAGAACACTCTCTGCGAAGACTAATGAGGTTTTGGAACAAATCCATCAACTGCGAAATTTCTTGTGGCTGACGGAATGGCCAAACGGACACCATCTAGCTCTGGGCTTGCAATGACTTGGCATCCGAGTCGTGACCTGAAACATTGTTCAGGGAACATTTGATACTTtcatataaacatgtaaacAGATCAAGCTACCATTTCTTTCTTAAGTACAAAGAAATTTACGTTTCTGTAAGCCCAAAAGCAAGATCAAGCATATCATTCTCTTCATCTGTTGGTTCTTCAAGTTTGTTGTAATATTCTGTGTCCTGTAAATACAATTTAAGTTACTTTATCAGCAAAATCCTGGTTTTTAGAAGAATAGAGCATGATCTATTTGTGTACCATCACGATCACGTGACACGTTGAACACGCTAGAGAAGCCTCACAAGCCCCTggagataaattaaaaacagtCTGTGACTTCTCAATTCGATAAAGGGGCCAATCTTACAAACATTAGTTATAAGAAGAAGCAATGGAGAAATGAGAAGAGAAGTCTGTGCCTTCAAGGTCTATATCATTTTCATGAGCAGCTTCGAGCACTGACATTCCAATAGGGACTTTAACAGGGATTTCCTCTCCATCTTTATCGACGAAGATAATGGTTATCCtttaaaaaacaagattttgagaAGTATCAGGCTCATATATTACTTCAATCCTGAAGGAATACATTCTCGATGTGCACATTTCTATATTGAAGAATTGAGAATAAACTTACTTTTCAGTTTCTTCGTCACCCTGCTCAGAGGAAGTAGCTGAAGCAGTATAAAACCTATGGTTCTTCAAGAAGAATGCTTCTTGAGAAGTCCTAGTTTGCCTCTGTACTATTGGcttttgaaaagaagaaatggGAAAGATTCAACATCATCATCGAGGAAACTAAAAGAGAAACCGTATGATTGACAAAACCCAGatttgttgtaaattcaaacgGATAATAACCAACCATAGACAAACCACCCAATTTCTCAACCATGAAATCTTACAGCATCTAGGCCTTTGAGCATAACTAAACACAGGACTCTTTCTATTGATTCCTGAATCAACTCTCATTCAGCATAGTATGAATCCATGTATATAACTGAACGCATTAAAATTGTCACGTAATGATTCATCTAACACCAAACAAGGGTAGAAAAGCTACATTTCGCTCTTCTGAAATCATTTATGACATTCTTTAAGACTTATTACTAACACAAGCTTCTACCTAGCCATATAATATGGTGATTCTCTAACAAAGAACCCTATTCTAAGTTTTAATCAGTGTCTATACATCAAGTAACACAAATCATGTCTGCAAATGCAAAGTGTAACCGAGTATAAGAAATCGAGAACAAGCTCAGACAAACCAAAGACGGCAAGTAGTGGCCATACGACCGTTGTAGATTCCTTCTCCCAAGTGTTGATATATATCCCTCTgccaaaacaagaaatatacaGAGCAGCAAAATCTTAAGGCAGCATTGTATGAAGGACTCTAATACGCATACGCATTTTGAAATCGAAGTGAGATTAGAAACTTCATATAGCAAACGTATCAATTTGAAGCACATATACCTCTTGCGAGCTGTTTAACAATGGCAGACCCGAATCTTGAGATTCTATGACCTAACATCGTTCACTGCCGCCTTTGAGAATTAGCTGAAACCTTCAAAGAGCTGAAATTTAAACCTAATTTTGAGTGCGACACAAAAACGAGGCAAACCCAGAATGCAATAAAGCTGAAAAGAGTACCAAACGCACCAATCTAATTATCTTGAGATTAAAATTTATgcataaaaatccaaacttgggccgcaaatgaaaaaaattgaaaatttatcgTAGAGATTAATTGAGGGAAGAAAAAGCCATTCACTTTTCGAAGATCACAAACGAAGAAGAGATCAATCTTAAGTTTGAAGAAAGAGAGGGCTTTGTGTTATTACTGTTATATAAAGAACACAGAGGACCTCAGGAATCTCAAATGTTCTTCAATCTTTTATTAGATCTTAAACCCTTTTTTCTCCtccttgtatttttgttcttttcaattTGGACAATTTCTCAAACCAAACCGGATTGTACCGGTCTGACCCAAACAACTAATGCAACATTCATGTAAGATTATTTGATAAACCAGAAACCAATCAGAACAATTTGCCTCTGAAGtctcaacacaaaaaaaacaattaccaaGACAAAAAAACAGTCTACAAGAGATAATCTTATGAGAAGAAGAGACACATCAAAGTTCCAACGTCGAAATCTAAACCGTTGCACAACAACAATGGAACAAACCACTTATTGTCTAGTCTTCAAATAGACCCAAGAATCTAGCAAGTCTTCTTGCTTCACTGAGAACTCTCAAGTTCTTTTGTAATAGCACTTCTGCTTCGACCAAAAAGCTCAAGCAACTTCATCCAAAACTCTCATTCCGAAGCTCCTCTTCAGCTTTCTTAAAAACCTCATCCCAACCACTACCAGAACTCACATCAAGATAATCATAAGGAACAGCTGTTTTCAAACCAGGAAGCACACTACGACGGCTCTCAACAATCCTCAGTTccaattcatcatcacattCTCCATAATGAATCTTCTCAAGTTCTTCCCACGTAAACATCAACGGCAAAGTAGAACCACACCAAGTATTGAAATCTATTAGCTTAACCCTTCTCTCCTTTGTCACATAAACATCAAAAGTGTAATTCTCTGATTCAAACTCCAACCTAATCTTATCATCAAAGAACTCTTCAATCAACCCCTTGAGCAAGTCCTTCTCACTGAGAAGAATAGGGTAAAACGTAGTTACCTCACGCTGGGAAATCCCAACAAGCTCGTTTGATTTCACAAAGCATCTAAACTCCATCTCAGGCTTCAAAGAAGGGTACCATTTTCTCAACGCAAGGTAGAAACTTTCTGGTCTCGAAGAGACTTTGTCACTACACGAATCATAAGCATTGAAGAGATCATGAACCAACGAATCCGAAGAACGAAACAAGAGAGCAATCTCATTGAAACAAGTACAGCTAAGATTCTGTGATGGGCTAATCCAAGCTGCATCCTTTGGTGCACTCCAATTCAGCTTCGGTAAAACTGTACCGCCTAGGGTTTCGATTGATTCCATGATCTCGATTTCGAGTTGTGGAAACGATGGGGGATTCAATGGCGTCTCTGCTTCGTTATCTGAACCTTCGGAGACTTggaaatcatcttcttcttcgaaattGTGGACTCTATTGGGCATCGCGTCTTCGTTTGTTACGGATTCAGGGAGAAGAAACGGACCAGAATCATCGGTGAGGTAGCTGATGAACGACTCTGGAAGCTGGTGAAATTNTTCCATGTGGCGTAAAATTGACATGCATAACTCGGAAGACATGGAATGCGATCTCGAGATCATGTGCCGTCATGCAGTTGATCGTAGCCAAGGAGGCTTGGTTGAGATTGATCTTTGGTACTTCGCTACTGATGATCTCCTCAATTACATCGCCGATAGGTTCTCTCCCTCCCTGTAACTCAAAATCTcgcccaatttttttattttcttcaagaGGAAATTTTCAATTCTTGTGTAGAGATTTGaggttgatttgatttgaagTCGTTAGGGTTAGAAATGGTCCTTGTGAGAATTGGGGAAATTGGAGGATCTTGTGTTGTGTCTCACTCTTATGATTGTGTTAAACACAATAATTATATGCAGGTCGAGTAATCTGAGAAGCTTGAGACTTAAAAGGTGCTCTTATATAACAGACGATGGATTTGTTGAAGCAGTTGTGAAACTTCCACTGCTTGAAGACCTCGAGGTGTCATACGGCTCATTGTCAGGAGAGTCTTTGAAAGTTATAGGCCAGTCTTGCCTGAAGATGAAGACATTGAAGCTAAACAGGCATCCTCAAAAAGAGAATGACGAAGATGCTCTAGCGATAGCTGAAACGATGCCTGGACTTCGCCATCTCCAGATGTTTGGGAACGGGTTATCAGACACGGCCTTGAACGCCATTCTTGACAGTTGTTCAAACCTGGAGTATCTTGATTTACGCCGGTGTTTCAATGTTAACCTTGTTGTTGGTGATCTGCAGAAACGGTGTTGTGAGAGGGTCAAAGTTGTGAGACACCCTAATGACTCGACTCATGATTACCCATTTGATGCTTCGTTTATAGACATGGGTTCGTCAGATGATGAATATCCTTATGGCTTCTCTGATATCGAGCTGATGTCAGATGATGAGTATGATGATTTCTATGACCTCTCTGGTGCTAGTGACCATTCTGACGATGACCCGTTTGATTATTACGATGACATGCTTTTCTAGACGCACCAGAGATTCACGCAGGTGATATCTTTTCAAACTTATGCTCATAGATTCAATGGAGTTTATTTGTCCTTGTGGTATGTAACCTTTAGTATTGATGTCTTTTTCTGTTTGTCTTTGTAAGACTTCTAAACTCAAGAAAAGTTTCAGAGATGGTGATTTGATTATCTTccttttgtctaaattttttgaGTTTATTCTGCAATATTAAAAGAAAGCAAGCCTTGTGTTTTGCTTAAAGCTTGTTCTGTTTAaaactcagacaacaacaagaaatGCCAAATCATCGAAACTAAAATATCTAAGCATACTGTTTCCTCTCAGTAAAACAATCATCAACACTCTAATAGAAACATGAATCTTTGATGCCTCATGTAGAACACTCTCTGCGAAGACTAATGAGGTTTTGGAACAAATCCATCAACTGCGAAATTTCTTGTGGCTGACGGAATGGCCAAACGGACACCATCTAGCTCTGGGCTTGCAATGACTTGGCATCCGAGTCGTGACCTGAAACATTGTTCAGGGAACATTTGATACTTtcatataaacatgtaaacAGATCAAGCTACCATTTCTTTCTTAAGTACAAAGAAATTTACGTTTCTGTAAGCCCAAAAGCAAGATCAAGCATATCATTCTCTTCATCTGTTGGTTCTTCAAGTTTGTTGTAATATTCTGTGTCCTGTAAATACAATTTAAGTTACTTTATCAGCAAAATCCTGGTTTTTAGAAGAATAGAGCATGATCTATTTGTGTACCATCACGATCACGTGACACGTTGAACACGCTAGAGAAGCCTCACAAGCCCCTggagataaattaaaaacagtCTGTGACTTCTCAATTCGATAAAGGGGCCAATCTTACAAACATTAGTTATAAGAAGAAGCAATGGAGAAATGAGAAGAGAAGTCTGTGCCTTCAAGGTCTATATCATTTTCATGAGCAGCTTCGAGCACTGACATTCCAATAGGGACTTTAACAGGGATTTCCTCTCCATCTTTATCGACGAAGATAATGGTTATCCtttaaaaaacaagattttgagaAGTATCAGGCTCATATATTACTTCAATCCTGAAGGAATACATTCTCGATGTGCACATTTCTATATTGAAGAATTGAGAATAAACTTACTTTTCAGTTTCTTCGTCACCCTGCTCAGAGGAAGTAGCTGAAGCAGTATAAAACCTATGGTTCTTCAAGAAGAATGCTTCTTGAGAAGTCCTAGTTTGCCTCTGTACTATTGGcttttgaaaagaagaaatggGAAAGATTCAACATCATCATCGAGGAAACTAAAAGAGAAACCGTATGATTGACAAAACCCAGatttgttgtaaattcaaacgGATAATAACCAACCATAGACAAACCACCCAATTTCTCAACCATGAAATCTTACAGCATCTAGGCCTTTGAGCATAACTAAACACAGGACTCTTTCTATTGATTCCTGAATCAACTCTCATTCAGCATAGTATGAATCCATGTATATAACTGAACGCATTAAAATTGTCACGTAATGATTCATCTAACACCAAACAAGGGTAGAAAAGCTACATTTCGCTCTTCTGAAATCATTTATGACATTCTTTAAGACTTATTACTAACACAAGCTTCTACCTAGCCATATAATATGGTGATTCTCTAACAAAGAACCCTATTCTAAGTTTTAATCAGTGTCTATACATCAAGTAACACAAATCATGTCTGCAAATGCAAAGTGTAACCGAGTATAAGAAATCGAGAACAAGCTCAGACAAACCAAAGACGGCAAGTAGTGGCCATACGACCGTTGTAGATTCCTTCTCCCAAGTGTTGATATATATCCCTCTgccaaaacaagaaatatacaGAGCAGCAAAATCTTAAGGCAGCATTGTATGAAGGACTCTAATACGCATACGCATTTTGAAATCGAAGTGAGATTAGAAACTTCATATAGCAAACGTATCAATTTGAAGCACATATACCTCTTGCGAGCTGTTTAACAATGGCAGACCCGAATCTTGAGATTCTATGACCTAACATCGTTCACTGCCGCCTTTGAGAATTAGCTGAAACCTTCAAAGAGCTGAAATTTAAACCTAATTTTGAGTGCGACACAAAAACGAGGCAAACCCAGAATGCAATAAAGCTGAAAAGAGTACCAAACGCACCAATCTAATTATCTTGAGATTAAAATTTATgcataaaaatccaaacttgggccgcaaatgaaaaaaattgaaaatttatcgTAGAGATTAATTGAGGGAAGAAAAAGCCATTCACTTTTCGAAGATCACAAACGAAGAAGAGATCAATCTTAAGTTTGAAGAAAGAGAGGGCTTTGTGTTATTACTGTTATATAAAGAACACAGAGGACCTCAGGAATCTCAAATGTTCTTCAATCTTTTATTAGATCTTAAACCCTTTTTTCTCCtccttgtatttttgttcttttcaattTGGACAATTTCTCAAACCAAACCGGATTGTACCGGTCTGACCCAAACAACTAATGCAACATTCATGTAAGATTATTTGATAAACCAGAAACCAATCAGAACAATTTGCCTCTGAAGtctcaacacaaaaaaaacaattaccaaGACAAAAAAACAGTCTACAAGAGATAATCTTATGAGAAGAAGAGACACATCAAAGTTCCAACGTCGAAATCTAAACCGTTGCACAACAACAATGGAACAAACCACTTATTGTCTAGTCTTCAAATAGACCCAAGAATCTAGCAAGTCTTCTTGCTTCACTGAGAACTCTCAAGTTCTTTTGTAATAGCACTTCTGCTTCGACCAAAAAGCTCAAGCAACTTCATCCAAAACTCTCATTCCGAAGCTCCTCTTCAGCTTTCTTAAAAACCTCATCCCAACCACTACCAGAACTCACATCAAGATAATCATAAGGAACAGCTGTTTTCAAACCAGGAAGCACACTACGACGGCTCTCAACAATCCTCAGTTccaattcatcatcacattCTCCATAATGAATCTTCTCAAGTTCTTCCCACGTAAACATCAACGGCAAAGTAGAACCACACCAAGTATTGAAATCTATTAGCTTAACCCTTCTCTCCTTTGTCACATAAACATCAAAAGTGTAATTCTCTGATTCAAACTCCAACCTAATCTTATCATCAAAGAACTCTTCAATCAACCCCTTGAGCAAGTCCTTCTCACTGAGAAGAATAGGGTAAAACGTAGTTACCTCACGCTGGGAAATCCCAACAAGCTCGTTTGATTTCACAAAGCATCTAAACTCCATCTCAGGCTTCAAAGAAGGGTACCATTTTCTCAACGCAAGGTAGAAACTTTCTGGTCTCGAAGAGACTTTGTCACTACACGAATCATAAGCATTGAAGAGATCATGAACCAACGAATCCGAAGAACGAAACAAGAGAGCAATCTCATTGAAACAAGTACAGCTAAGATTCTGTGATGGGCTAATCCAAGCTGCATCCTTTGGTGCACTCCAATTCAGCTTCGGTAAAACTGTACCGCCTAGGGTTTCGATTGATTCCATGATCTCGATTTCGAGTTGTGGAAACGATGGGGGATTCAATGGCGTCTCTGCTTCGTTATCTGAACCTTCGGAGACTTggaaatcatcttcttcttcgaaattGTGGACTCTATTGGGCATCGCGTCTTCGTTTGTTACGGATTCAGGGAGAAGAAACGGACCAGAATCATCGGTGAGGTAGCTGATGAACGACTCTGGAAGCTGGTGAAATTTGGTTCTAATGGTTATGGATCTGAATTTTGGATACCAGTTCTGAATCTGGCATCGATTTACTTCTTCCTCCTTCATCGCGGGACTGTGAATGACACAAATTGTTTCTTCCGCCGGCGTTGATGGggaggttttagggttttgttttgaagacgatgatgatgatctctggCGGTGAGtgtgaaaaattgaaaatagattagggttttgttgctAGAGAAATCTTTTAATGGGCCGTATGTATTGAGCCTGAAAAGGCCCACATAACACTTCTGGTTAAATATTTAagttatacagtaaaacctctataaattaataaagtcgggaccatgaaattttattaatttatagaggttttaatttatcgataaattaataattattaatttatagaaagactttcctaatttggtaaaaaaatattaaaaataagatttaatctttataactaatatttttataaaatcagttacaatgaaaataacaattatcatgttttgaagatatcactcaaagatttttatatagtaaagatattaaaaatgaattctaataaaaattaatatgtagatatatacatatatttagataattttatataattattaatttatattattgatgagaccatatatttacaaaggaatttcaaaaaaaatattattttattatattgtcaNTGATTATTACGATGACATGCTTTTCTAGACGCACCAGAGATTCACGCAGGTGATATCTTTTCAAACTTATGCTCATAGATTCAATGGAGTTTATTTGTCCTTGTGGTATGTAACCTTTAGTATTGATGTCTTTTTCTGTTTGTCTTTGTAAGACTTCTAAACTCAAGAAAAGTTTCAGAGATGGTGATTTGATTATCTTccttttgtctaaattttttgaGTTTATTCTGCAATATTAAAAGAAAGCAAGCCTTGTGTTTTGCTTAAAGCTTGTTCTGTTTAaaactcagacaacaacaagaaatGCCAAATCATCGAAACTAAAATATCTAAGCATACTGTTTCCTCTCAGTAAAACAATCATCAACACTCTAATAGAAACATGAATCTTTGATGCCTCATGTAGAACACTCTCTGCGAAGACTAATGAGGTTTTGGAACAAATCCATCAACTGCGAAATTTCTTGTGGCTGACGGAATGGCCAAACGGACACCATCTAGCTCTGGGCTTGCAATGACTTGGCATCCGAGTCGTGACCTGAAACATTGTTCAGGGAACATTTGATACTTtcatataaacatgtaaacAGATCAAGCTACCATTTCTTTCTTAAGTACAAAGAAATTTACGTTTCTGTAAGCCCAAAAGCAAGATCAAGCATATCATTCTCTTCATCTGTTGGTTCTTCAAGTTTGTTGTAATATTCTGTGTCCTGTAAATACAATTTAAGTTACTTTATCAGCAAAATCCTGGTTTTTAGAAGAATAGAGCATGATCTATTTGTGTACCATCACGATCACGTGACACGTTGAACACGCTAGAGAAGCCTCACAAGCCCCTggagataaattaaaaacagtCTGTGACTTCTCAATTCGATAAAGGGGCCAATCTTACAAACATTAGTTATAAGAAGAAGCAATGGAGAAATGAGAAGAGAAGTCTGTGCCTTCAAGGTCTATATCATTTTCATGAGCAGCTTCGAGCACTGACATTCCAATAGGGACTTTAACAGGGATTTCCTCTCCATCTTTATCGACGAAGATAATGGTTATCCtttaaaaaacaagattttgagaAGTATCAGGCTCATATATTACTTCAATCCTGAAGGAATACATTCTCGATGTGCACATTTCTATATTGAAGAATTGAGAATAAACTTACTTTTCAGTTTCTTCGTCACCCTGCTCAGAGGAAGTAGCTGAAGCAGTATAAAACCTATGGTTCTTCAAGAAGAATGCTTCTTGAGAAGTCCTAGTTTGCCTCTGTACTATTGGcttttgaaaagaagaaatggGAAAGATTCAACATCATCATCGAGGAAACTAAAAGAGAAACCGTATGATTGACAAAACCCAGatttgttgtaaattcaaacgGATAATAACCAACCATAGACAAACCACCCAATTTCTCAACCATGAAATCTTACAGCATCTAGGCCTTTGAGCATAACTAAACACAGGACTCTTTCTATTGATTCCTGAATCAACTCTCATTCAGCATAGTATGAATCCATGTATATAACTGAACGCATTAAAATTGTCACGTAATGATTCATCTAACACCAAACAAGGGTAGAAAAGCTACATTTCGCTCTTCTGAAATCATTTATGACATTCTTTAAGACTTATTACTAACACAAGCTTCTACCTAGCCATATAATATGGTGATTCTCTAACAAAGAACCCTATTCTAAGTTTTAATCAGTGTCTATACATCAAGTAACACAAATCATGTCTGCAAATGCAAAGTGTAACCGAGTATAAGAAATCGAGAACAAGCTCAGACAAACCAAAGACGGCAAGTAGTGGCCATACGACCGTTGTAGATTCCTTCTCCCAAGTGTTGATATATATCCCTCTgccaaaacaagaaatatacaGAGCAGCAAAATCTTAAGGCAGCATTGTATGAAGGACTCTAATACGCATACGCATTTTGAAATCGAAGTGAGATTAGAAACTTCATATAGCAAACGTATCAATTTGAAGCACATATACCTCTTGCGAGCTGTTTAACAATGGCAGACCCGAATCTTGAGATTCTATGACCTAACATCGTTCACTGCCGCCTTTGAGAATTAGCTGAAACCTTCAAAGAGCTGAAATTTAAACCTAATTTTGAGTGCGACACAAAAACGAGGCAAACCCAGAATGCAATAAAGCTGAAAAGAGTACCAAACGCACCAATCTAATTATCTTGAGATTAAAATTTATgcataaaaatccaaacttgggccgcaaatgaaaaaaattgaaaatttatcgTAGAGATTAATTGAGGGAAGAAAAAGCCATTCACTTTTCGAAGATCACAAACGAAGAAGAGATCAATCTTAAGTTTGAAGAAAGAGAGGGCTTTGTGTTATTACTGTTATATAAAGAACACAGAGGACCTCAGGAATCTCAAATGTTCTTCAATCTTTTATTAGATCTTAAACCCTTTTTTCTCCtccttgtatttttgttcttttcaattTGGACAATTTCTCAAACCAAACCGGATTGTACCGGTCTGACCCAAACAACTAATGCAACATTCATGTAAGATTATTTGATAAACCAGAAACCAATCAGAACAATTTGCCTCTGAAGtctcaacacaaaaaaaacaattaccaaGACAAAAAAACAGTCTACAAGAGATAATCTTATGAGAAGAAGAGACACATCAAAGTTCCAACGTCGAAATCTAAACCGTTGCACAACAACAATGGAACAAACCACTTATTGTCTAGTCTTCAAATAGACCCAAGAATCTAGCAAGTCTTCTTGCTTCACTGAGAACTCTCAAGTTCTTTTGTAATAGCACTTCTGCTTCGACCAAAAAGCTCAAGCAACTTCATCCAAAACTCTCATTCCGAAGCTCCTCTTCAGCTTTCTTAAAAACCTCATCCCAACCACTACCAGAACTCACATCAAGATAATCATAAGGAACAGCTGTTTTCAAACCAGGAAGCACACTACGACGGCTCTCAACAATCCTCAGTTccaattcatcatcacattCTCCATAATGAATCTTCTCAAGTTCTTCCCACGTAAACATCAACGGCAAAGTAGAACCACACCAAGTATTGAAATCTATTAGCTTAACCCTTCTCTCCTTTGTCACATAAACATCAAAAGTGTAATTCTCTGATTCAAACTCCAACCTAATCTTATCATCAAAGAACTCTTCAATCAACCCCTTGAGCAAGTCCTTCTCACTGAGAAGAATAGGGTAAAACGTAGTTACCTCACGCTGGGAAATCCCAACAAGCTCGTTTGATTTCACAAAGCATCTAAACTCCATCTCAGGCTTCAAAGAAGGGTACCATTTTCTCAACGCAAGGTAGAAACTTTCTGGTCTCGAAGAGACTTTGTCACTACACGAATCATAAGCATTGAAGAGATCATGAACCAACGAATCCGAAGAACGAAACAAGAGAGCAATCTCATTGAAACAAGTACAGCTAAGATTCTGTGATGGGCTAATCCAAGCTGCATCCTTTGGTGCACTCCAATTCAGCTTCGGTAAAACTGTACCGCCTAGGGTTTCGATTGATTCCATGATCTCGATTTCGAGTTGTGGAAACGATGGGGGATTCAATGGCGTCTCTGCTTCGTTATCTGAACCTTCGGAGACTTggaaatcatcttcttcttcgaaattGTGGACTCTATTGGGCATCGCGTCTTCGTTTGTTACGGATTCAGGGAGAAGAAACGGACCAGAATCATCGGTGAGGTAGCTGATGAACGACTCTGGAAGCTGGTGAAATTTGGTTCTAATGGTTATGGATCTGAATTTTGGATACCAGTTCTGAATCTGGCATCGATTTACTTCTTCCTCCTTCATCGCGGGACTGTGAATGACACAAATTGTTTCTTCCGCCGGCGTTGATGGggaggttttagggttttgttttgaagacgatgatgatgatctctggCGGTGAGtgtgaaaaattgaaaatagattagggttttgttgctAGAGAAATCTTTTAATGGGCCGTATGTATTGAGCCTGAAAAGGCCCACATAACACTTCTGGTTAAATATTTAagttatacagtaaaacctctataaattaataaagtcgggaccataaaattttattaatttatagaggttttaatttatcgataaattaataattattaatttatagaaagactttcctaatttggtaaaaaaatattaaaaataagatttaatctttataactaatatttttataaaatcagttacaatgaaaataacaattatcatgttttgaagatatcactcaaagatttttatatagtaaagatat from Camelina sativa cultivar DH55 chromosome 2, Cs, whole genome shotgun sequence includes the following:
- the LOC104715660 gene encoding adrenodoxin-like protein 1, mitochondrial, with the protein product MLGHRISRFGSAIVKQLAREGYISTLGRRNLQRSYGHYLPSLPIVQRQTRTSQEAFFLKNHRFYTASATSSEQGDEETEKITIIFVDKDGEEIPVKVPIGMSVLEAAHENDIDLEGACEASLACSTCHVIVMDTEYYNKLEEPTDEENDMLDLAFGLTETSRLGCQVIASPELDGVRLAIPSATRNFAVDGFVPKPH
- the LOC104715652 gene encoding cell division cycle protein 123 homolog, coding for MKEEEVNRCQIQNWYPKFRSITIRTKFHQLPESFISYLTDDSGPFLLPESVTNEDAMPNRVHNFEEEDDFQVSEGSDNEAETPLNPPSFPQLEIEIMESIETLGGTVLPKLNWSAPKDAAWISPSQNLSCTCFNEIALLFRSSDSLVHDLFNAYDSCSDKVSSRPESFYLALRKWYPSLKPEMEFRCFVKSNELVGISQREVTTFYPILLSEKDLLKGLIEEFFDDKIRLEFESENYTFDVYVTKERRVKLIDFNTWCGSTLPLMFTWEELEKIHYGECDDELELRIVESRRSVLPGLKTAVPYDYLDVSSGSGWDEVFKKAEEELRNESFG
- the LOC104715692 gene encoding F-box protein SKIP19-like isoform X2 → MESSSLPPAMEVGEYRNWAELPPELISSILHRLGAIEILENAQKVCRSWRRVCKDPSMWRKIDMHNSEDMECDLEIMCRHAVDRSQGGLVEIDLWYFATDDLLNYIADRSSNLRSLRLKRCSYITDDGFVEAVVKLPLLEDLEVSYGSLSGESLKVIGQSCLKMKTLKLNRHPQKENDEDALAIAETMPGLRHLQMFGNGLSDTALNAILDSCSNLEYLDLRRCFNVNLVVGDLQKRCCERVKVVRHPNDSTHDYPFDASFIDMGSSDDEYPYGFSDIELMSDDEYDDFYDLSGASDHSDDDPFDYYDDMLF
- the LOC104715692 gene encoding F-box protein SKIP19-like isoform X3, giving the protein MESSSLPPAMEVGEYRNWAELPPELISSILHRLGAIEILENAQKVCRSWRRVCKDPSMWRKIDMHNSEDMECDLEIMCRHAVDRSQGGLVEIDLWYFATDDLLNYIADRSSNLRSLRLKRCSYITDDGFVEAVVKLPLLEDLEVSYGSLSGESLKVIGQSCLKMKTLKLNRHPQKENDEDALAIAETMPGLRHLQMFGNGLSDTALNAILDSCSNLEYLDLRRCFNVNLVVGDLQKRCCERVKVVRHPNDSTHDYPFDASFIDMGSSDDEYPYGFSDIELMSDDEYDDFYDLSGASDHSDDDPFDYYDDMLF
- the LOC104715610 gene encoding cell division cycle protein 123 homolog is translated as MKEEEVNRCQIQNWYPKFRSITIRTKFHQLPESFISYLTDDSGPFLLPESVTNEDAMPNRVHNFEEEDDFQVSEGSDNEAETPLNPPSFPQLEIEIMESIETLGGTVLPKLNWSAPKDAAWISPSQNLSCTCFNEIALLFRSSDSLVHDLFNAYDSCSDKVSSRPESFYLALRKWYPSLKPEMEFRCFVKSNELVGISQREVTTFYPILLSEKDLLKGLIEEFFDDKIRLEFESENYTFDVYVTKERRVKLIDFNTWCGSTLPLMFTWEELEKIHYGECDDELELRIVESRRSVLPGLKTAVPYDYLDVSSGSGWDEVFKKAEEELRNESFG